In Bacillus toyonensis BCT-7112, a single window of DNA contains:
- a CDS encoding MFS transporter yields MDILKNRNFLLLFLGRIFTNIGDSLYYVAAMWLVYRLSGNPFYSGLAGFLTLLPSALQFLTGPFVDRWSIKNTLVITQVLQCILILIIPITHYFDLLTVQLLLIIMPIVAFIEQFAYPAQSKALPLLLNKTQLLKGNSLFSFAYQGIDLICTTLSGILVALLGAITLYVIDSLTFAITALLFFSLKMPKQTETGTSLSTKQYFSDLKEGFSIVFRSLMSVFLIGSVVANFSIGMTMAILPSFADSLGGVKSYGFFLAAISAGSLIGALFSSWVGKRNVGHVSIIGFATGAIFWFLSTIVPFQWLSILLFGLAWIPIGATNILFATISQIVIPNQYIGRINSVMRSMGTIAMPFGSLIGGYTANVFSSQLIFALASIGILFISLVWLLHPKLRALPKADEITTDTFGVRFKEERGKGAAL; encoded by the coding sequence ATGGACATATTAAAAAACCGGAATTTCCTCTTATTATTTTTAGGGAGAATTTTTACAAACATAGGAGATAGCTTGTATTATGTAGCAGCGATGTGGCTCGTATATAGGCTAAGTGGCAATCCTTTTTATTCTGGATTAGCTGGTTTCCTTACGTTATTACCTTCTGCATTACAATTTCTTACCGGTCCATTCGTTGATAGATGGTCAATAAAAAACACCCTCGTCATCACACAAGTTTTGCAATGCATTCTTATTTTAATCATTCCTATTACACACTACTTCGACCTATTAACAGTCCAATTACTACTCATCATCATGCCCATCGTAGCCTTTATCGAACAATTCGCCTATCCCGCACAATCGAAAGCTTTACCACTTCTACTGAATAAAACACAATTATTAAAAGGAAATTCACTCTTCTCATTTGCGTATCAAGGCATCGATTTAATTTGTACAACTCTTTCTGGCATATTAGTAGCACTACTAGGTGCCATTACTTTATATGTGATCGACTCTCTTACATTCGCGATTACTGCCCTTTTATTTTTTTCATTAAAAATGCCAAAACAAACCGAAACGGGCACATCACTATCAACTAAGCAATATTTCTCTGATTTAAAAGAAGGTTTTTCAATCGTCTTCCGTTCATTAATGAGCGTATTCTTAATCGGTTCAGTAGTCGCTAATTTTTCAATCGGTATGACGATGGCCATACTCCCTTCTTTCGCTGATTCTTTAGGAGGCGTGAAATCATATGGCTTCTTCTTAGCTGCTATATCAGCAGGTAGTCTCATTGGTGCATTATTCAGTTCCTGGGTTGGCAAACGTAATGTTGGCCATGTCTCTATTATTGGCTTTGCGACTGGCGCTATCTTTTGGTTTCTCTCTACAATCGTACCGTTTCAATGGCTATCTATTCTCTTATTCGGCCTAGCTTGGATTCCAATTGGAGCCACGAACATATTATTCGCGACAATTAGTCAAATTGTAATTCCAAATCAATATATTGGACGTATCAATTCAGTGATGCGAAGTATGGGCACAATCGCTATGCCGTTCGGTTCTCTAATTGGTGGATATACGGCAAATGTATTTAGTAGCCAACTCATTTTCGCACTCGCTAGTATCGGAATTTTATTCATTTCTCTTGTATGGCTGCTTCATCCGAAATTACGGGCTTTGCCGAAAGCTGATGAGATTACAACGGATACTTTTGGGGTTCGGTTTAAGGAAGAGCGCGGGAAAGGTGCGGCTTTATAG
- a CDS encoding DinB family protein, translated as MKRVDVLLNALDSTFDKESWYAPFKHAIEGLTAEQAMWKPSGEGMKTIWENVNHLIYYKERLAANLEGREWTHNLDGDETFYLTKQSNGDKEWKEVVERSENAQCNLRQVLSAISEKELEQNSLEGKLLDIMLHDAYHTGQIIQLRKMQSAWPSKR; from the coding sequence TTGAAACGAGTTGACGTGTTATTAAACGCACTAGATTCAACATTCGATAAAGAGAGTTGGTATGCACCGTTTAAACATGCTATAGAAGGACTTACAGCCGAACAGGCTATGTGGAAACCATCTGGAGAGGGAATGAAAACCATTTGGGAGAACGTTAATCATCTTATTTATTACAAAGAGAGACTTGCTGCAAACTTGGAAGGCCGTGAATGGACACATAATCTCGACGGTGATGAAACCTTTTATCTTACTAAGCAATCTAATGGTGATAAGGAATGGAAGGAGGTCGTTGAACGTTCTGAAAATGCTCAATGTAATTTAAGACAGGTATTAAGTGCAATTTCTGAAAAAGAACTTGAACAAAATTCACTTGAGGGTAAGTTACTGGATATTATGCTTCACGATGCTTATCATACAGGACAAATTATTCAATTAAGGAAAATGCAGAGTGCTTGGCCATCAAAGCGTTAA